A stretch of the Bacillus sp. FJAT-18017 genome encodes the following:
- a CDS encoding S41 family peptidase, with product MRRKWMALVVAASLTVGSGGTYAGMKWMEAQETGFAVDVAGVLKKGDSKAETVNLDKVGQAYELIYSQYVEEIDKEELVEGAIQGMLAKLGDPYSVYMDKETAKQFNESLESSFEGIGAEVGMDGGKTVIVSPFKNSPAEKAGLKPNDIIRKVDGKSVEGLDLFETTLKIRGKKGTVVELEIERAGLREPIRVKVKRDQIPVETVFSDVKNINGKKIGYIELTSFAEETASDFKKQLKELERSGDGISGLVIDVRGNPGGLLLSVEEILRELVSGEKPFVMIEKRNGERDKYYSTLKKEKEYPVAVLIDKGSASASEILAGALAEAEGYPLVGEKTFGKGTVQQAMPMGDGSNIKLTLAKWLTPDGNWIHKKGIAPTVEVAQPSIFSTHPLQVDGALQMDMNNEQVKNAQAILEGLGYTPGRTDGYFSAGTVRSVKAFQQQAGLQPTGKIDAKTAEALETAMTKERKKEKNDLQLRTALLLLAK from the coding sequence ATGAGGCGGAAATGGATGGCACTAGTGGTGGCCGCCAGCTTAACGGTTGGATCGGGCGGAACGTATGCAGGGATGAAGTGGATGGAAGCGCAGGAAACCGGATTTGCAGTCGATGTAGCGGGTGTACTGAAAAAGGGCGATTCTAAGGCTGAAACTGTGAACTTAGATAAGGTAGGCCAGGCATACGAATTGATTTACAGCCAGTATGTGGAGGAAATCGATAAGGAGGAGCTGGTTGAGGGTGCGATTCAGGGCATGCTAGCAAAGCTGGGCGACCCTTATTCGGTTTATATGGACAAAGAGACTGCCAAGCAGTTCAATGAATCGCTTGAATCGTCTTTCGAGGGAATTGGTGCCGAAGTTGGAATGGATGGCGGCAAGACGGTGATTGTGTCTCCGTTCAAGAACTCTCCCGCAGAAAAAGCGGGCCTAAAACCGAATGATATAATTCGGAAGGTTGATGGCAAGAGTGTCGAGGGACTAGATTTATTTGAAACAACCTTGAAAATTCGCGGTAAAAAAGGGACAGTTGTCGAGCTTGAAATTGAGCGGGCTGGCCTCAGGGAACCAATCAGGGTAAAGGTGAAGCGTGATCAGATTCCAGTCGAGACTGTTTTTTCAGATGTAAAGAATATAAATGGCAAGAAAATCGGCTATATCGAGCTGACGTCGTTTGCCGAGGAAACGGCTTCAGACTTCAAGAAGCAGCTAAAGGAGCTGGAGCGTTCGGGTGATGGAATTTCCGGACTCGTTATTGATGTGCGCGGCAATCCTGGAGGGCTGCTGTTAAGTGTCGAGGAAATCCTCCGCGAGTTAGTAAGTGGAGAAAAACCATTCGTGATGATCGAGAAGAGGAACGGCGAACGGGATAAGTACTATTCCACTTTAAAGAAGGAAAAGGAATACCCGGTTGCCGTGCTTATCGACAAGGGAAGTGCCTCTGCTTCGGAAATCCTAGCTGGCGCGCTTGCTGAGGCAGAAGGGTATCCGCTTGTGGGAGAGAAGACGTTTGGTAAAGGGACAGTTCAGCAGGCGATGCCGATGGGCGATGGCAGTAATATTAAGCTTACGCTGGCTAAATGGCTGACCCCTGATGGAAACTGGATTCATAAGAAGGGAATAGCTCCAACGGTCGAAGTAGCGCAGCCAAGTATTTTCTCTACCCATCCTCTTCAGGTTGATGGCGCACTGCAAATGGACATGAATAATGAGCAAGTCAAGAACGCCCAGGCGATTTTAGAAGGTCTAGGCTATACACCGGGACGGACAGATGGCTATTTTAGTGCAGGCACAGTACGCTCGGTGAAAGCATTCCAGCAGCAGGCAGGATTGCAGCCGACTGGAAAGATTGATGCCAAGACAGCTGAGGCCCTTGAAACTGCTATGACGAAAGAACGGAAAAAAGAGAAAAATGACTTGCAGCTGAGGACAG
- a CDS encoding murein hydrolase activator EnvC family protein has translation MRKSVMALTVSVAVGIGSLFGGTTIKTEASKLSDLQNQKQQIQTERSGINSDIHATDKEIQRLQVEQDKVDAEIKRLDMAIGNTNEKIREKTADIQDTETEIKKLRGEIKILQDRIAKREELLKDRARNFQVSGGMVSYIDVLMGATSFGDFVDRATAVATIMEADKGILEEHQRDKESLETKQKQVEEELASLKEMKAELEVAKKQLDSQRSAKDKLMKQLVKQEEEEHDHKMGLQEEEATLRAQEAAMAKAIQLEQSRIAQEAERARKQAEARAAAEAAAKKAAAAASNKGGGGSSAATAPAPAPSSPAPEPVVTSGNFMKPTTGANTSGFGPRWGTFHYGVDWANRSSNVAVVAAASGVVIRSYYSSSYGNVVFIAHSINGQTFTTVYAHLESRGIGEGAVVSKGQFIGYMGNTGQSTGKHLHFELHKGQWNGSKSNAVDPFAYGVPR, from the coding sequence GTGAGAAAATCAGTCATGGCGCTTACCGTATCAGTTGCGGTAGGCATAGGGAGTTTGTTTGGAGGCACTACAATAAAAACAGAAGCCTCAAAGCTATCAGATTTGCAAAACCAGAAACAGCAGATTCAAACAGAGCGTTCAGGAATCAATTCGGATATCCATGCAACAGATAAGGAAATCCAAAGGCTTCAGGTCGAGCAGGACAAGGTCGATGCTGAAATTAAACGTCTGGATATGGCCATCGGCAACACAAACGAAAAAATTCGTGAGAAAACAGCTGATATCCAGGATACAGAAACAGAAATTAAGAAACTCCGGGGAGAAATTAAAATCTTGCAGGACCGCATCGCCAAGCGGGAAGAGCTTTTGAAGGATCGTGCCCGCAACTTCCAGGTTAGCGGCGGGATGGTCAGCTATATAGATGTACTAATGGGTGCAACCAGCTTTGGTGATTTCGTTGACCGTGCAACCGCGGTTGCAACCATCATGGAAGCTGACAAGGGTATTCTTGAAGAGCATCAAAGAGACAAGGAAAGCCTTGAAACGAAACAGAAACAAGTTGAAGAAGAGTTGGCCAGTCTGAAAGAGATGAAGGCAGAACTTGAAGTAGCGAAGAAACAGCTCGATTCCCAGCGTTCAGCAAAAGACAAGCTCATGAAACAGCTTGTTAAGCAGGAAGAAGAAGAGCATGACCATAAAATGGGCCTTCAAGAAGAAGAGGCTACGTTAAGGGCACAGGAAGCAGCGATGGCTAAAGCTATTCAGCTTGAACAGTCACGAATTGCTCAAGAAGCAGAGCGCGCCCGCAAACAAGCAGAAGCACGCGCGGCAGCAGAAGCCGCTGCAAAAAAGGCTGCGGCTGCAGCTTCGAATAAAGGAGGAGGCGGCTCCAGTGCAGCAACGGCACCAGCGCCAGCACCTTCTTCACCAGCACCAGAACCGGTAGTTACTTCAGGTAATTTCATGAAGCCGACTACAGGTGCGAATACATCCGGATTCGGTCCGCGCTGGGGAACGTTCCACTATGGCGTAGACTGGGCAAACCGCAGCTCTAACGTAGCGGTTGTAGCTGCCGCGAGCGGCGTTGTTATCCGTTCTTACTATTCAAGCAGCTATGGAAATGTTGTATTCATTGCTCACTCCATTAATGGCCAGACATTCACGACTGTCTATGCTCACCTTGAAAGCCGCGGCATTGGCGAAGGTGCGGTTGTTTCTAAAGGTCAGTTCATCGGTTATATGGGAAATACAGGCCAATCGACTGGTAAACACCTGCACTTCGAACTTCACAAAGGCCAATGGAACGGCAGCAAGTCCAATGCCGTCGACCCATTCGCTTACGGAGTTCCAAGATAA